The Argentina anserina chromosome 3, drPotAnse1.1, whole genome shotgun sequence genome includes a region encoding these proteins:
- the LOC126788082 gene encoding LOW QUALITY PROTEIN: pentatricopeptide repeat-containing protein At4g21705, mitochondrial (The sequence of the model RefSeq protein was modified relative to this genomic sequence to represent the inferred CDS: inserted 4 bases in 2 codons; deleted 3 bases in 2 codons; substituted 1 base at 1 genomic stop codon) has protein sequence MKKSVALDKPQPTVMNPKLSFVKTLIRNAITTXLYTTISPLGNHKQSVAPELDDRVSKGNKVSIGELQRIIRDLRKRKRFSQALHVSEWMNEKGICKFRPSEHAVQLDLXYVRQLQMEKSLAHFWKMQELGFASSAIDYSGIMCLYTNSGQHEKVPGVMAEMKENDISPDNWSYRIRINSYGARSDLEGAKKVLREMEAQPYIVMDWNTASVADIYLKAGQTNKAIDALKKSEERLDTENGLGYKFLISLYAKMGNKNEVLRLWGLMKSVCKRCINRDYKCMLVALVRLGEFEEAEMVLKEWXMSENLYDFKVPQTVVEGYSEKGLHEIAQALLEDLMEKGKPTNIKCWELVASGYVAKGEMEKALKCMKVALTVWTQVGRRPDDRLIATLLSWLGDECSVEVVEVFVGLLRKVIPVNRQMYHALLKAYIRGGEDVAVGSIVDHMKTDKIDHDEETVKLLDMRPT, from the exons CTCCTTCGTCAAAACCCTTATCCGAAATGCGATTACGAC CCTCTACACCACAATCAGTCCTCTCGGAAATCACAAGCAAAGCGTGGCCCCGGAGCTCGACGACCGGGTCTCCAAAGGCAACAAGGTCAGCATCGGTGAGCTCCAGCGCATCATTCGTGACCTTCGCAAGCGCAAACGCTTCTCTCAAGCCCTCCAC GTATCTGAGTGGATGAATGAGAAGGGGATATGCAAGTTTCGGCCGAGTGAGCATGCTGTGCAGCTGGATTT ATATGTAAGGCAGCTCCAGATGGAGAAGTCTCTGGCTCATTTTTGGAAAATGCAGGAGTTGGGGTTTGCTTCTTCGGCTATTGATTACAGTGGGATCATGTGTTTGTATACAAATTCTGGGCAGCATGAGAAGGTCCCTGGTGTGATGGCTGAGATGAAGGAGAATGATATCTCTCCGGACAACTGGAGCTATAGAATACGCATAAACTCTTATGGGGCAAGGTCTGATCTTGAAGGGGCCAAAAAGGTTTTGAGAGAAATGGAGGCGCAGCCTTACATTGTCATGGACTGGAATACTGCTTCTGTTGCTGATATCTACCTGAAGGCAGGCCAGACAAACAAGGCGATTGATGCC TTAAAGAAATCGGAAGAGCGGTTGGATACGGAAAATGGGCTCGGCTACAAATTTTTGATTTCACTGTATGCTAAAATGGGGAATAAGAATGAAGTTTTGAGGTTATGGGGTCTTATGAAGAGTGTTTGTAAGAGATGCATAAACAGGGATTATAAATGCATGTTGGTGGCTCTGGTGAGGCTTGGTGAGTTTGAAGAAGCTGAGATGGTGTTGAAGGAATGGTAAATGTCTGAAAACTTATACGATTTTAAAGTGCCTCAGACTGTGGTAGAAGGTTACTCAGAAAAGGGGTTGCATGAGATAGCACAAGCTCTACTTGAAGACTTGATGGAGAAGGGAAAACCGACAAACATTAAATGTTGGGAATTAGTAGCTTCTGGATACGTCGCCAAGGGTGAGATGGAAAAAGCTTTGAAGTGTATGAAGGTTGCTCTCACTGTGTGGACACAGGTAGGACGGAGACCCGACGATAGGTTGATCGCAACCTTGCTGAGTTGGCTTGGTGATGAATGCAGTGTTGAAGTTGTAGAAGTTTTTGTTGGATTATTGAGGAAGGTTATCCCAGTGAACAGGCAGATGTATCATGCATTATTGAAGGCTTATATAAGAGGTGGTGAAGATGTAGCC GTAGGTAGTATTGTGGATCATATGAAGACTGACAAAATAGATCATGACGAAGAAACAGTGAAGCTCCTTGACATGAGGCCAACCTAG